A part of Olleya sp. Bg11-27 genomic DNA contains:
- a CDS encoding 1,4-dihydroxy-2-naphthoyl-CoA synthase, producing the protein MEVIDWQKAKDYEDITYSKCNGVARIAFNRPNVRNAFRPKTTKELYDAFYDAGEDTSIGVVLLSAEGPSTKDGIYSFCSGGDQKARGHQGYVGEDGYHRLNILEVQRLIRFMPKAVIAVVPGWAVGGGHSLHVVCDLTLASKEHAIFKQTDADVTSFDGGYGSAYLAKMVGQKRAREIFFLGRNYSAQEAYDMGMVNAVIPHDELETTAYQWAQEILEKSPTSIKMLKFAMNLTDDGMVGQQVFAGEATRLAYMTDEAKEGRDAFLEKRKPNFPKQWIP; encoded by the coding sequence ATGGAGGTTATAGATTGGCAAAAGGCCAAAGATTATGAAGATATTACATATAGTAAATGTAATGGTGTTGCACGTATAGCATTTAATAGACCAAATGTTAGAAATGCCTTTAGGCCTAAAACAACTAAGGAGTTATATGATGCTTTTTATGATGCGGGAGAGGACACGTCTATAGGTGTGGTATTATTATCTGCTGAAGGTCCATCCACTAAGGATGGGATTTATAGTTTTTGCTCTGGAGGAGATCAAAAAGCAAGAGGACATCAAGGCTACGTCGGAGAGGATGGTTATCATAGATTAAATATATTAGAAGTACAACGTTTAATTAGGTTTATGCCTAAAGCTGTTATAGCAGTTGTTCCAGGATGGGCTGTTGGAGGCGGACATAGTTTGCATGTCGTTTGCGATTTAACTTTAGCTAGTAAAGAGCATGCTATTTTTAAGCAAACGGATGCTGATGTCACTAGTTTTGATGGTGGTTATGGCTCAGCTTATTTAGCTAAAATGGTAGGTCAAAAAAGAGCTAGAGAAATCTTTTTCTTAGGAAGAAATTACTCTGCACAGGAAGCTTATGATATGGGAATGGTAAATGCCGTGATACCTCATGACGAGTTAGAAACGACTGCTTACCAATGGGCACAAGAGATTTTAGAGAAATCGCCAACGTCTATTAAAATGTTGAAATTCGCTATGAATTTAACAGACGATGGCATGGTTGGGCAGCAAGTATTTGCTGGAGAAGCGACACGATTGGCTTATATGACAGACGAAGCTAAAGAGGGGAGAGATGCGTTTTTAGAAAAACGTAAGCCTAACTTTCCAAAACAATGGATTCCATAA
- the menA gene encoding 1,4-dihydroxy-2-naphthoate octaprenyltransferase, with the protein MKNLTKWLSAMRLRTLPLSISGIIVAACLAKYNGVFDSVILVFAILTTLSYQILSNLANDYGDGVKGTDNDQRIGPVRALQSGAITHQDMYKAIRINVIISVLLTAILIYVSFKAEYLWLALLFFVLAGISIYAAIKYTVGNNAYGYKGKGDIFVFVFFGLVSVLGCYVLFAKQIDFIVILPAVAIGLLSTAVLNLNNMRDIVSDVTANKITLAVKLGAEKAKKYHYFLIITAIALSVLFGVIYYKSPLNLIYFIAYIPLILHLKKVRSVTNPKDFDPELKKLALTTVLLSLLLGIGHLL; encoded by the coding sequence ATGAAGAACCTTACCAAATGGTTGTCGGCAATGCGCTTACGTACATTGCCATTATCTATTTCTGGAATTATAGTGGCCGCTTGTTTAGCAAAATATAATGGTGTTTTTGATAGTGTAATACTAGTATTTGCTATTTTAACAACACTTAGTTATCAAATACTATCAAATTTAGCTAACGATTATGGAGACGGTGTAAAAGGGACAGATAACGACCAACGCATTGGACCTGTCCGTGCCTTACAATCTGGTGCTATTACGCACCAAGACATGTATAAAGCCATTAGAATAAATGTAATTATTAGTGTTTTACTGACAGCTATATTGATTTATGTGTCTTTTAAAGCCGAGTATTTGTGGTTAGCGCTTTTGTTTTTTGTGTTAGCAGGGATCTCTATTTATGCAGCTATAAAATATACCGTTGGAAACAATGCGTATGGTTATAAAGGTAAGGGCGATATTTTTGTCTTTGTTTTTTTTGGTTTAGTAAGTGTTTTAGGATGTTATGTTTTATTTGCTAAACAGATAGATTTTATTGTCATTTTACCCGCAGTAGCTATAGGATTATTAAGTACAGCGGTACTTAACCTGAATAACATGAGGGATATTGTATCTGATGTAACAGCAAACAAAATAACATTGGCGGTGAAATTAGGGGCTGAAAAGGCTAAAAAATATCATTATTTTTTAATAATTACAGCTATCGCATTATCGGTTTTATTTGGTGTTATTTACTATAAATCGCCTTTAAATCTGATTTACTTTATAGCTTATATTCCTTTAATATTGCATTTAAAAAAGGTCAGATCGGTTACTAATCCTAAGGATTTTGATCCAGAATTAAAAAAATTAGCATTAACCACGGTATTGTTAAGTTTACTATTAGGTATCGGGCATTTACTGTAA
- a CDS encoding metal-dependent hydrolase, with protein sequence MKITFYGHACLGIQIEDTHILVDPFISGNPKAAHIDINTINADYILLTHAHQDHILDVEAIAKRTDAVIVSNFEIVTHFQNLGFEGHPMNHGGAWDFDFGSLKYVNAIHTSSFPDGSYGGQPGGFVLEGEHKNIYIAGDTALTFDMKLIPMQTKLDLAILPIGDNFTMGISDAIIASDFVGCDKILGYHFDTFGYIEIDHEAAKRKFFEKDKDLMLLEIGESLEL encoded by the coding sequence ATGAAAATCACTTTTTACGGTCACGCCTGTTTAGGTATTCAAATAGAGGATACGCATATTTTAGTAGATCCATTTATTTCAGGAAACCCCAAAGCTGCTCATATCGATATTAATACCATCAATGCAGATTATATATTGTTGACGCATGCACATCAAGATCATATTTTGGATGTGGAAGCAATCGCAAAACGTACCGATGCGGTTATTGTTTCTAATTTTGAAATTGTAACTCATTTTCAGAATTTAGGTTTTGAAGGTCACCCAATGAATCACGGTGGGGCTTGGGATTTTGACTTTGGAAGTTTAAAATATGTCAATGCTATCCATACATCATCTTTCCCGGATGGGAGTTATGGTGGGCAACCTGGGGGTTTTGTTCTTGAAGGTGAACATAAAAATATTTATATAGCAGGAGATACAGCGCTAACTTTTGATATGAAGTTGATCCCAATGCAAACCAAATTGGATTTAGCTATTTTGCCTATTGGAGACAATTTTACAATGGGAATTAGTGATGCAATCATTGCTAGTGACTTTGTGGGGTGCGATAAAATATTAGGATATCATTTTGATACGTTTGGTTATATCGAAATTGATCATGAAGCAGCTAAACGTAAGTTTTTTGAAAAAGACAAAGACTTAATGCTATTAGAAATAGGAGAGAGTTTAGAACTGTAA
- a CDS encoding SDR family oxidoreductase, with protein sequence MTFKNKVVWITGASSGIGKGLVLALSKLECQLIISSRNETTLNQIKQACPNPDNVAVLPFDLADYDHMKPVVTQAIKHFGKIDLLINNGGISQRSLIIDTDISVDKKLMEVDYLGTVALSKALLPHFIKNNTGHYAVVTSLMGKFSSPYRSGYCGAKHALHGFFDALRMEHEKDNINVTLICPGFVNTNIAKNALIGDGSLQNSQDLATENGLSIAEFCDRMLQAIQKEKFEAYIGKKEILGVYLKRFFPKLLHRKVMKSQVR encoded by the coding sequence ATGACGTTTAAAAATAAAGTAGTTTGGATTACTGGCGCTTCTAGCGGAATTGGAAAAGGATTAGTATTAGCCTTGTCTAAATTAGAGTGTCAATTAATAATTTCTTCAAGAAATGAAACCACTTTAAACCAAATAAAACAAGCTTGCCCAAACCCTGATAATGTAGCGGTATTACCCTTTGATTTGGCAGATTACGACCACATGAAACCCGTTGTAACACAAGCTATAAAACACTTTGGTAAAATTGACCTTTTAATTAATAATGGAGGTATTAGTCAGCGCTCATTAATAATAGACACAGATATTAGCGTAGATAAAAAATTAATGGAAGTGGATTACTTAGGGACCGTAGCTTTAAGTAAAGCCTTATTACCTCATTTTATAAAAAACAACACTGGACATTACGCAGTTGTTACTAGTTTGATGGGTAAATTTAGTTCGCCCTACCGTTCTGGTTATTGCGGAGCAAAACATGCTTTACATGGTTTTTTTGATGCGCTACGTATGGAACATGAAAAAGACAATATAAACGTAACACTTATTTGTCCTGGATTTGTAAATACAAATATTGCTAAAAACGCACTAATTGGTGATGGTAGTTTACAAAATAGTCAAGATCTGGCAACAGAAAATGGCTTATCTATTGCCGAGTTTTGTGACCGCATGTTACAAGCTATTCAAAAAGAAAAATTTGAAGCCTATATTGGAAAAAAGGAAATTTTAGGTGTGTATTTAAAACGCTTCTTTCCTAAACTTTTACATCGTAAAGTAATGAAAAGCCAGGTTAGATAA
- a CDS encoding CPBP family intramembrane glutamic endopeptidase translates to MDFIKQAFTAKHEFWRYLVGSLIIAVFAMLGQIPFTVAAVMEHMANGGSAYNMDESKLMTILEPNLNLFLLLLSFAFGFIGLIIVVKNLHKQSMLSVTTARPKIDWKRVLFSFLFWGVISSGMVLIDYYGSPENYVWNFELNRFLILVVIAVLLVPIQTSLEEYIFRGYLMQGFGTVTTSKQFPFGFIFTLLSIPICSKIISVNGFDAWEGIGVIGAIIGVGALIFEFLKKRNAFESEFNKNLVASLRRKWVPLLITSVIFGGMHVFNPEVGKLGYGVMVYYIGTGLFLGVLTLMDDGMELSLGFHAANNLFGALLVTADWTVLQTHSVFKDISEPEAGFGDIIIPVFVVFPILLFIFAKVYKWTNWKEKLFGNIEAPVIDDNSTLD, encoded by the coding sequence ATGGATTTTATAAAACAAGCATTTACTGCTAAGCATGAATTTTGGCGTTACCTAGTGGGGTCTTTAATTATTGCTGTGTTTGCAATGCTTGGACAAATACCATTTACTGTTGCGGCGGTAATGGAACATATGGCTAATGGTGGGTCTGCTTATAATATGGATGAGTCTAAATTAATGACGATTTTAGAACCAAATTTAAACTTGTTTTTATTATTACTCTCTTTTGCGTTTGGTTTTATAGGATTAATTATTGTGGTTAAAAATTTGCACAAACAATCGATGCTATCGGTAACTACAGCAAGGCCTAAAATAGATTGGAAGCGTGTGCTGTTTTCTTTTTTGTTTTGGGGTGTAATATCTTCAGGAATGGTACTTATTGATTATTATGGTTCGCCAGAGAATTATGTGTGGAATTTTGAGCTAAACCGTTTTCTTATTTTAGTGGTAATCGCAGTGTTATTAGTGCCAATACAAACAAGTTTGGAAGAGTATATTTTTCGAGGGTATCTGATGCAAGGCTTTGGAACGGTAACAACAAGTAAACAGTTTCCTTTTGGTTTTATTTTTACACTGTTGTCTATTCCGATATGTTCAAAGATCATTAGTGTTAATGGTTTTGATGCTTGGGAAGGCATTGGTGTTATTGGTGCCATAATTGGAGTTGGCGCATTGATTTTTGAATTTTTAAAAAAGAGAAATGCTTTTGAGTCCGAATTCAATAAAAACTTAGTGGCATCTTTAAGAAGAAAATGGGTGCCATTATTGATAACCTCAGTGATTTTTGGAGGGATGCATGTTTTTAATCCAGAAGTTGGTAAATTAGGGTATGGTGTCATGGTGTACTACATTGGAACAGGATTATTTCTAGGTGTTTTAACATTAATGGATGATGGAATGGAGTTATCTCTAGGATTTCATGCCGCCAATAATCTGTTTGGAGCCTTATTGGTTACTGCAGATTGGACGGTTTTACAAACACACTCGGTTTTTAAAGATATATCAGAGCCTGAAGCAGGTTTTGGAGATATTATTATCCCTGTATTTGTTGTGTTTCCTATATTGTTATTCATTTTTGCTAAAGTCTATAAATGGACCAATTGGAAAGAAAAATTATTTGGAAATATAGAAGCACCAGTGATTGATGATAATTCAACTTTAGACTAA
- a CDS encoding AMP-binding protein: MTPSYNKVHNRFKLNGIHFSFEDLKEVAYSFIKEGELFEQEIGAFLSDWIDHNDFIMVKTSGSTGHPKMIKLQKQAMVNSAIATGDFFKLVPGNSALLCLPATYIAGKMMLVRAIVLGLEIESVEPTTNPVFNTEKQYDFCAMIPAQAEKAMQKLNTINTLIVGGAQVSSRLKQQFQKVKTNVYETYGMTETITHIAVKQINGRVTSYFTTLPNIVISQNTKECLVIDAPQLTVDQIITNDVVKLHSKTTFEWLGRVDNVINSGGVKLFPEQIEAKLQSKMACRFFINSEADPIFGEVAILIIEADNDTLNANVFSDLNAIETPKQVYAISAFAETTSGKVNRTETLKSLKK; the protein is encoded by the coding sequence ATGACTCCTAGCTATAATAAAGTACACAACAGATTTAAGTTAAATGGGATTCATTTTTCTTTTGAAGACTTAAAAGAGGTCGCTTATAGCTTTATAAAAGAAGGCGAATTGTTTGAACAGGAGATAGGGGCATTTTTATCTGATTGGATCGATCATAACGATTTTATAATGGTTAAAACTTCAGGGTCAACCGGTCATCCAAAAATGATTAAGCTACAAAAGCAAGCCATGGTTAATTCCGCTATTGCTACAGGTGATTTTTTTAAATTAGTGCCAGGGAATTCTGCTTTATTATGCTTGCCAGCAACATATATTGCAGGAAAAATGATGTTAGTGCGTGCTATAGTTTTAGGATTAGAGATAGAGAGTGTGGAGCCCACAACAAATCCTGTTTTTAATACAGAAAAACAGTACGATTTTTGTGCAATGATTCCGGCGCAAGCTGAAAAAGCGATGCAGAAACTTAACACTATAAACACACTTATTGTTGGAGGAGCTCAAGTATCATCACGGTTAAAACAACAATTTCAAAAGGTGAAAACTAACGTTTATGAAACGTATGGTATGACCGAAACAATAACACATATTGCAGTCAAACAAATCAATGGTAGAGTGACAAGTTATTTTACGACTTTACCAAATATTGTTATTAGTCAAAACACAAAAGAGTGTTTGGTTATTGATGCACCACAATTAACAGTAGATCAGATCATCACTAATGATGTGGTTAAGTTGCATTCTAAAACAACCTTTGAATGGTTAGGACGTGTTGATAATGTTATTAATTCTGGAGGTGTAAAATTATTTCCGGAGCAAATTGAGGCTAAACTTCAATCTAAAATGGCCTGTCGTTTTTTTATCAACTCTGAAGCCGATCCCATTTTTGGAGAGGTCGCTATACTGATTATTGAAGCAGATAATGATACTTTAAATGCTAACGTATTTTCGGATTTAAATGCGATTGAAACGCCTAAACAGGTGTATGCTATTTCCGCTTTCGCTGAAACGACTTCAGGCAAGGTCAATCGAACTGAAACTTTAAAAAGTCTCAAAAAGTAA
- a CDS encoding o-succinylbenzoate synthase: protein MKATYRKHILKFKRPSGTSRGILKTKETWFLIIEHDGKRGIGECGILRGLSVDDRPDYETQLQDTCKEIEKGLPYLYAKNGEFPSIQIGLEMAFKSLESQDPFVLFPSDFTAGRASIAINGLIWMGDQAFMKQQIEDKITSGFNCIKLKIGAIDFQTELDVLKGIRRNFSESDIELRVDANGAFIPSEALEKLKQLSDFNLHSIEQPIKAGQFTDMAKLCEQTPLDIALDEELIGVFDDVKKLDLLQTINPQYIILKPSFIGGFKGSDTWINLAEKQNIGWWITSALESNVGLNAIAQYTYTKNSDLPQGLGTGSLFTNNITAPLQVEKGTLQYDTNTNWDFKF, encoded by the coding sequence ATGAAAGCAACCTATCGCAAACATATTTTAAAATTTAAAAGACCTAGTGGTACCTCGCGTGGTATTTTAAAAACTAAGGAAACTTGGTTTTTAATTATCGAACATGATGGTAAACGTGGTATTGGAGAATGTGGTATTTTAAGAGGCTTGAGCGTAGATGATCGCCCTGATTACGAAACGCAATTACAAGATACATGTAAAGAAATTGAAAAAGGATTACCGTATTTGTATGCTAAAAATGGAGAATTTCCAAGTATTCAAATAGGATTAGAAATGGCTTTTAAAAGTTTAGAGAGTCAAGATCCTTTTGTTTTATTTCCTTCTGATTTTACTGCTGGCAGAGCTTCAATAGCTATTAATGGTTTGATATGGATGGGTGATCAGGCTTTTATGAAACAACAGATTGAAGACAAAATAACATCGGGATTTAATTGCATAAAATTAAAAATCGGAGCCATAGATTTTCAAACGGAGTTAGATGTTTTAAAGGGTATCAGGCGTAATTTCAGCGAAAGCGATATAGAACTACGTGTGGATGCCAATGGTGCGTTTATACCTTCTGAAGCTTTAGAAAAACTAAAACAGTTATCAGATTTTAATTTACACTCTATTGAACAACCAATTAAAGCAGGTCAATTTACAGACATGGCGAAACTTTGTGAGCAAACACCTTTGGACATTGCTTTAGACGAAGAGTTAATCGGTGTATTTGATGATGTTAAGAAGTTGGATTTACTACAAACTATTAATCCGCAATACATTATTTTAAAACCTAGTTTTATTGGCGGTTTTAAAGGGAGTGATACTTGGATTAACTTGGCTGAAAAACAAAATATAGGGTGGTGGATTACTAGTGCTTTAGAGAGTAATGTCGGGCTTAATGCTATTGCACAGTATACGTACACAAAAAACAGTGATTTACCACAAGGTTTAGGGACAGGAAGCCTTTTTACTAATAATATTACAGCGCCTTTACAAGTAGAAAAAGGGACATTACAATACGATACAAATACTAATTGGGACTTTAAATTTTAG